From one Luteolibacter sp. SL250 genomic stretch:
- a CDS encoding helix-turn-helix transcriptional regulator — translation MRDEPITTSTDVLLAEMDVRIQKENRRLLTNLIAWAEIFDALGWNVALALPGRVALLNARAERWASGKHPASAMDWDDITARLEASPPARRLAGTARVHIWADGPCPAEPQPAQPFTRREAEVLDWLREGKTGPEIAIILGCGQRTVESHVLRIYRKLGVSKRADLMFQSGKETL, via the coding sequence ATGCGAGATGAACCCATTACGACATCCACTGATGTGCTGCTGGCTGAAATGGATGTCCGTATCCAGAAGGAGAACCGCCGCCTTCTGACAAATCTGATCGCGTGGGCGGAAATATTCGATGCATTGGGATGGAATGTGGCGCTGGCACTTCCCGGACGAGTGGCGCTGCTGAATGCGAGGGCGGAGCGATGGGCGTCCGGAAAACACCCCGCATCCGCCATGGACTGGGATGATATCACGGCACGGCTGGAGGCGTCCCCTCCAGCCCGCAGGCTGGCCGGCACAGCCAGGGTGCATATCTGGGCGGATGGTCCATGCCCTGCGGAACCGCAGCCCGCGCAACCGTTCACCAGAAGGGAAGCGGAGGTGCTGGACTGGCTGAGGGAAGGAAAAACCGGACCGGAGATCGCCATCATCCTCGGATGCGGCCAACGGACGGTGGAAAGCCATGTCCTGCGCATCTACAGGAAGCTGGGGGTGAGCAAGAGGGCGGACCTGATGTTCCAGAGCGGAAAGGAGACCCTCTGA
- a CDS encoding sulfatase, which produces MSQSTSTTRPENPRHPAARFLPVLGGISIFLTYQFYRSVERLTNRADAMDTKFSAIAKEDFMGFLIGQNALMLIAYVILAVLGTLLLQPFLSWVCGKLPVRRWWIAAILAWGLTVLLHDHYFTVRMVESKPYFLPDAGGNWYSGSIGLLPTAIRRVFDIGFFTILPLLVAAVALFWQIHRWGRRGWLIAGPVVVLPLGIFGVKTAIDSISRDNASSQKTPNILIIGSDSLRGDRLGVAGYRPRRTDGPAAAGVSPTIDALAARSVNFTTCYAPIGSTLESGTSFMSAQYPHTHGLRHMFPNRQAIKDARSRTVPMASLLRKKGYDTAAIGDWCAGYYELMPLGFEHISVSSFDSFKVYMSQAVVMAHPVIAIYFDNALGYRLYPQINSFASFVTPEVVTNRVRKRLDEVASNGKPFFWHVFYSCTHLPYQSKEPYASMFIDPDYDGPNKKAFPFNVDDFASKPNLEEIFAAAPAKDIAHINAVYDGCVRQFDDCVKDILEALEKNGLAENTIVIVTGDHGDDLYDPGTTLLHGQGFNGGLHASHVPMIVHVPGVAARSIGETVRLIDVMPTLADLTGVEKPTEWEGLSFAGWITGKSTPEWRPFYGETGFPFMQPKVAGIVRPPLHPLDQMTTYDPSFNYQFVLKPEYEESLVTAKQRCLRTRYWKVVCTPAADGSRHFGLFHMQSDPHGRTDLATARPEVAAPLQAALTRWIDQHHESSIAEIFPGGEPE; this is translated from the coding sequence TTGAGCCAGTCCACCTCCACCACCCGTCCGGAAAACCCGCGCCATCCGGCAGCCCGCTTCCTGCCCGTCCTTGGCGGCATCTCCATTTTCCTGACCTACCAATTCTACCGGTCGGTGGAGCGCCTGACGAACCGCGCGGACGCGATGGACACGAAGTTCAGCGCCATCGCGAAGGAAGATTTCATGGGCTTCCTCATCGGGCAGAACGCGCTCATGCTCATCGCCTACGTCATCCTGGCGGTTCTGGGTACCCTGCTGCTGCAGCCGTTCCTGTCCTGGGTGTGCGGAAAGCTGCCCGTCCGCCGGTGGTGGATCGCCGCCATCCTGGCCTGGGGCCTCACCGTGCTGCTGCATGACCACTATTTCACCGTCCGCATGGTGGAATCGAAGCCCTACTTCCTGCCGGACGCCGGAGGGAACTGGTACAGCGGCTCCATCGGACTGCTCCCCACCGCCATCCGCCGTGTGTTCGACATCGGCTTTTTCACCATCCTGCCGCTGCTGGTGGCCGCCGTGGCCCTGTTCTGGCAGATCCACCGCTGGGGCCGCCGTGGCTGGCTCATCGCCGGTCCGGTGGTGGTGCTGCCGCTCGGCATCTTCGGCGTGAAAACCGCCATCGACTCCATTTCACGGGACAACGCCTCTTCCCAAAAAACGCCGAACATCCTCATCATCGGCTCCGACTCCCTCCGCGGGGACCGCCTGGGAGTTGCCGGTTACCGGCCACGGCGCACGGATGGCCCGGCCGCGGCCGGTGTTTCCCCCACCATCGACGCGCTCGCGGCCCGCTCGGTGAATTTCACCACCTGCTATGCCCCCATCGGCTCCACCCTGGAGTCCGGGACTTCCTTCATGTCCGCCCAGTATCCACACACCCACGGATTGCGGCACATGTTCCCGAACCGGCAGGCGATCAAGGACGCGCGGTCCCGCACGGTCCCCATGGCGTCCCTGCTGCGGAAGAAAGGCTACGACACCGCCGCCATCGGCGACTGGTGCGCGGGCTACTATGAACTGATGCCGCTGGGCTTCGAACACATCTCCGTTTCCAGCTTCGACAGCTTCAAGGTGTACATGAGCCAGGCGGTGGTCATGGCCCATCCCGTCATCGCCATCTACTTCGACAATGCGCTGGGCTACCGCCTCTACCCGCAGATCAACTCCTTCGCCAGCTTCGTCACCCCGGAGGTGGTCACCAACCGGGTGAGGAAGCGGCTGGATGAGGTCGCCTCGAACGGCAAGCCGTTCTTCTGGCACGTTTTCTACTCCTGCACCCATCTCCCCTACCAGAGCAAGGAGCCCTACGCGAGCATGTTCATCGATCCGGACTACGACGGACCGAACAAGAAGGCCTTCCCGTTCAATGTCGATGATTTCGCCAGCAAACCGAACCTGGAGGAAATCTTCGCCGCCGCACCGGCCAAGGACATCGCCCACATCAACGCCGTCTATGACGGATGCGTGCGCCAGTTCGACGACTGCGTGAAGGACATCCTGGAAGCGTTGGAGAAAAACGGCCTCGCGGAGAACACCATCGTCATCGTCACCGGCGACCACGGGGATGATCTCTACGATCCCGGCACCACGCTGCTGCACGGCCAGGGCTTCAACGGCGGCCTCCACGCCAGCCATGTGCCGATGATCGTCCACGTGCCCGGCGTGGCCGCCCGGTCCATCGGGGAAACCGTGCGCCTCATCGATGTGATGCCCACCCTCGCGGACCTGACCGGAGTGGAGAAACCAACGGAGTGGGAGGGTCTCAGCTTCGCGGGCTGGATCACCGGCAAGTCCACCCCGGAATGGCGGCCATTCTATGGCGAGACCGGCTTCCCCTTCATGCAGCCGAAGGTCGCTGGCATCGTGCGCCCCCCTCTTCACCCGCTCGACCAGATGACGACGTATGATCCGTCCTTCAACTACCAGTTCGTCCTGAAACCGGAGTATGAGGAATCGCTTGTCACCGCAAAGCAGCGGTGTCTCCGCACCCGATACTGGAAAGTCGTCTGCACTCCCGCCGCGGACGGCAGCCGCCACTTCGGCCTCTTCCACATGCAGTCGGACCCCCACGGCAGGACGGACCTCGCCACGGCCCGGCCGGAGGTCGCCGCACCGCTCCAGGCCGCCCTCACCCGCTGGATCGACCAACACCACGAATCCTCCATCGCTGAGATTTTTCCCGGAGGGGAGCCTGAATGA
- a CDS encoding PEP-CTERM sorting domain-containing protein: protein MNPLPPLLALAVSASSAYSAIIIGNLAAPTTVNVTGSSNVTSINYTPYSAGPPVVNAAYNAKAVGFTMGTTDYTVDSITLRLSGVGNTGTDAPLISIYTANAGKTAPSTLVGTFTNPNFTTTAITNWVFTPASGITLVAGTSYFITVQQTNTVGSDLNFVWENGGTLTDNTNTVPTGVGATQDTARFGGGPAASAINSLSSRHNWYQLDGTAVPEPASALFAGLGAILFGGRRRRG, encoded by the coding sequence ATGAACCCACTCCCGCCTCTCCTGGCACTCGCCGTCTCGGCTTCCTCCGCCTACTCGGCGATCATCATCGGCAACCTCGCCGCTCCGACCACCGTCAACGTCACCGGATCGAGCAACGTCACCAGTATCAACTACACCCCATACTCCGCTGGACCTCCCGTGGTGAATGCCGCCTACAATGCAAAGGCGGTTGGCTTCACCATGGGGACGACTGACTATACGGTGGACTCCATCACTCTCCGCCTGAGCGGGGTGGGCAACACCGGCACGGATGCCCCCCTGATCAGCATCTACACCGCCAACGCCGGGAAAACCGCGCCGTCCACACTGGTGGGCACTTTCACGAACCCGAACTTCACCACCACCGCGATCACGAACTGGGTGTTCACCCCGGCGTCCGGCATCACCCTGGTGGCGGGGACCTCTTACTTCATCACGGTGCAGCAGACGAACACCGTCGGCTCAGATCTCAACTTCGTATGGGAAAACGGCGGCACGTTGACGGACAACACCAACACCGTCCCCACAGGCGTGGGTGCGACCCAGGACACCGCCAGATTCGGCGGAGGCCCCGCCGCATCCGCCATCAACTCCCTGTCCTCCCGCCATAACTGGTACCAGTTGGATGGGACGGCCGTTCCGGAGCCCGCATCCGCGCTCTTCGCGGGACTGGGTGCCATCCTCTTCGGGGGCCGCCGTCGCAGGGGCTGA
- a CDS encoding HAD family phosphatase, with product MTFLFDIGRVLLDFDFETSLATLLPEGTVDAKVRLARLIERKDDFEAGKLDTETYITWALGVMESTATHDEFLHAWRNIFTPNGPMWECARKLAEDGHRLVLFSNINPIHSPWIFEAFPGFSIFHGAVMSFETGFIKPDPAIYEHAIAAYGLVPEQTLYIDDLPDNIATGKAMGFRSWQYDLKDHSAFEVWLEREMTEVGNIEHRTSNIER from the coding sequence ATGACTTTCCTCTTCGACATCGGCCGCGTGCTGTTGGACTTCGACTTTGAGACCTCGCTCGCCACCCTGCTGCCGGAAGGCACCGTTGATGCGAAGGTGCGGCTCGCGCGGCTGATTGAGCGGAAGGATGACTTCGAGGCCGGAAAGCTGGATACGGAAACCTACATCACCTGGGCGCTGGGCGTGATGGAGAGCACCGCCACCCATGACGAATTCCTCCACGCGTGGCGGAACATTTTCACGCCCAACGGCCCCATGTGGGAGTGCGCGCGGAAGCTGGCGGAGGATGGGCACCGGCTGGTCCTGTTCTCCAACATCAACCCCATCCACAGCCCGTGGATTTTCGAGGCCTTCCCCGGCTTCTCCATCTTCCACGGCGCGGTCATGTCCTTTGAGACCGGGTTCATCAAGCCGGACCCGGCGATCTACGAACACGCCATCGCCGCCTACGGTCTGGTCCCGGAGCAGACCCTCTACATCGACGACCTGCCGGACAACATCGCCACCGGAAAGGCGATGGGCTTCCGGTCATGGCAATACGATCTGAAGGACCACTCCGCGTTCGAGGTGTGGCTGGAAAGGGAGATGACGGAGGTGGGGAACATCGAACACCGAACGTCCAACATCGAACGTTGA
- a CDS encoding thiazole synthase has translation MSSPLIIAGREFSSRLFLGTGKFPSNESMRDALAASGTQIVTVALRRADLTGAKDPYANILEYVDGEKYLLLPNTSGAMNAAEAVRLARLAEAAGLPKWVKLEIHPDPTYLLPDPIETLKAAEILVNEGFTVLPYINADPVLAKRLQEVGTATVMPLGAPIGSNRGIATRDQIRIIIEQATVPVVVDAGIGAPSHAAEAMELGADAVLVNTAIAIAADPSRMAIAFRKAVEAGRDAYEMGLPETSDHANATSPLTGFLG, from the coding sequence ATGTCTTCGCCACTGATCATCGCCGGCCGCGAGTTTTCCTCCCGCCTCTTCCTGGGGACGGGAAAGTTTCCCTCGAATGAATCCATGAGGGACGCTCTGGCGGCGAGCGGCACCCAGATTGTGACCGTGGCGCTGCGGCGCGCGGACCTGACGGGCGCGAAGGATCCCTACGCGAACATCCTGGAATACGTGGATGGGGAGAAATACCTGCTGCTGCCGAACACCAGCGGCGCGATGAACGCGGCGGAGGCCGTGCGCCTGGCCCGGCTGGCGGAGGCCGCCGGCCTGCCGAAGTGGGTGAAGCTGGAGATCCACCCGGACCCCACCTACCTGCTGCCGGACCCCATCGAGACGCTGAAGGCGGCGGAGATTCTGGTGAACGAAGGCTTCACCGTGCTGCCCTACATCAATGCGGACCCGGTGCTGGCGAAGCGCCTGCAGGAAGTCGGCACCGCCACCGTCATGCCACTCGGCGCTCCCATCGGCTCGAACCGCGGAATCGCCACGCGGGACCAGATCCGCATCATCATCGAGCAGGCCACGGTGCCGGTCGTGGTGGACGCGGGCATCGGCGCGCCCAGCCACGCCGCGGAGGCGATGGAGCTCGGCGCGGATGCCGTGTTGGTGAATACGGCCATCGCCATCGCGGCGGACCCGTCGAGGATGGCCATCGCTTTCAGGAAGGCCGTCGAGGCCGGTCGGGATGCCTATGAAATGGGCCTGCCGGAAACCAGCGACCATGCCAACGCCACGAGTCCGCTGACGGGGTTCCTGGGGTGA
- the pgtP gene encoding phosphoglycerate transporter protein PgtP, protein MSSRLLPFLKPAPAAQPLPQEQIDPAYRKLRMQVFIGIFVGYAAYYLVRKNFALAMPDILKAYPDYTKAQLGTAITGLSIAYGLSKFVMGSVSDRSNPKWFFPLGLILSAMVIASFGWVKGIYSSLVLIVALQTLNGWVNGMGWPPCGKTMVHWFGKKERGRVVSVWNVAHNVGGALVAKFALLGVILFHDWGAKFYFNAIIAAVVAVVVFFLMRDTPQSCGLPPIERYKGEDGESYSEEDERTLGFREIFFGHVLNNGLLWAIAVANAFVYFVRYGVVDWIPTYLQTAKGFSFGQSSTAWALFEYAAIPGTILCGWVSDTLFRGRRAPATILFMALTLVGILVYWANLNGPLWIDYVALGTVGFFVYGPVMIIGLHALELVPKNAAGTAAGFTGFFGYVFGAAIAGTGVGWISDHWGWGGVFATMTVCCVLTMVFSAMTLIRKK, encoded by the coding sequence ATGAGTTCCCGCCTGCTGCCATTCCTCAAACCCGCCCCCGCGGCGCAACCTCTTCCGCAGGAGCAGATTGATCCCGCCTACCGCAAGCTGCGGATGCAGGTGTTCATCGGCATCTTCGTGGGATACGCCGCCTACTATCTGGTGCGGAAGAACTTCGCGCTGGCGATGCCGGACATCCTCAAGGCGTATCCGGACTACACGAAGGCGCAGCTAGGCACCGCCATCACCGGCCTGTCCATCGCCTATGGGCTGTCGAAGTTCGTGATGGGTTCGGTTTCCGACCGCAGCAATCCGAAGTGGTTCTTCCCCCTCGGGCTGATCCTTTCCGCGATGGTCATCGCCTCCTTCGGCTGGGTGAAGGGGATTTATTCATCGCTGGTGCTCATCGTCGCGCTGCAGACGCTGAACGGCTGGGTGAACGGGATGGGGTGGCCGCCGTGCGGAAAGACGATGGTCCACTGGTTCGGCAAAAAGGAACGCGGACGGGTGGTGTCGGTGTGGAACGTGGCGCACAACGTGGGCGGCGCGCTGGTGGCGAAGTTCGCGCTGCTGGGTGTGATCCTGTTCCATGACTGGGGCGCGAAATTCTATTTCAACGCGATCATCGCCGCGGTGGTCGCCGTGGTCGTTTTCTTCCTGATGCGGGACACGCCGCAGAGCTGCGGACTGCCGCCAATCGAGCGGTACAAGGGCGAGGACGGGGAGAGCTACTCTGAGGAGGATGAGCGGACGCTCGGCTTCCGGGAGATCTTCTTCGGCCATGTGCTGAACAACGGTCTGTTGTGGGCCATCGCCGTGGCAAACGCGTTCGTCTATTTCGTGAGGTATGGAGTGGTGGACTGGATCCCCACCTACCTGCAAACGGCGAAGGGATTCTCCTTCGGCCAGTCCAGCACGGCGTGGGCGTTGTTCGAGTATGCGGCCATCCCCGGCACCATCCTCTGCGGCTGGGTTTCCGACACGTTGTTCCGCGGCAGGCGCGCCCCGGCGACCATCCTGTTCATGGCCCTCACCCTGGTGGGCATCCTCGTCTATTGGGCGAACCTGAACGGTCCGCTGTGGATCGACTACGTGGCGCTCGGGACCGTCGGTTTCTTCGTCTACGGGCCAGTCATGATCATCGGCCTTCACGCGCTGGAACTGGTGCCGAAGAATGCGGCCGGCACCGCGGCGGGTTTCACCGGCTTTTTCGGCTACGTCTTCGGCGCGGCCATCGCGGGGACCGGCGTCGGCTGGATCTCCGACCACTGGGGCTGGGGCGGCGTGTTCGCCACCATGACCGTCTGCTGCGTGCTGACCATGGTCTTCAGCGCCATGACCCTCATCCGGAAAAAATAG
- a CDS encoding glycerophosphodiester phosphodiesterase, giving the protein MKHTIHHLMAALFTATSLSSAAPLIIGHRGASAAAPENTVASIKEAWKEGADGNEVDIYLTKDGKLVTIHDKTTKRTAGQELDVRESTLEQLSKLDAGSWKDPKWKGERIPTLDESLAAVPAGKTIYIEIKGGAEVLPELRKVIDASGKAKDEIFLIDFKLENLVAAKPLFADIRKLWIVGAKTDKQTKEKTYPDVKELAAQAKAAGMDGLDLNHGFPMDAEDTAAIKKNGLLLAVWTVNDADVAERWVKAGVDAITTDKPEFIRKSLGR; this is encoded by the coding sequence ATGAAACACACCATCCATCATCTCATGGCGGCCCTTTTCACCGCGACTTCCCTTTCCTCCGCCGCGCCGCTCATCATCGGCCACCGCGGTGCGTCCGCCGCCGCACCGGAGAACACCGTCGCCTCCATCAAGGAAGCCTGGAAGGAAGGCGCGGATGGCAACGAGGTGGACATCTATCTGACCAAGGACGGGAAGCTGGTGACCATCCATGACAAGACCACCAAGCGGACAGCCGGCCAGGAGCTGGATGTGCGGGAAAGCACGCTGGAGCAGTTGTCCAAACTGGACGCCGGGTCATGGAAGGACCCGAAGTGGAAGGGCGAGCGCATCCCCACGCTGGACGAATCCCTCGCTGCCGTTCCGGCAGGGAAGACCATCTACATCGAGATCAAGGGCGGCGCGGAGGTGCTGCCGGAACTCCGCAAGGTCATCGACGCCAGCGGCAAGGCGAAGGACGAGATTTTCCTCATCGACTTCAAGCTGGAGAACCTGGTCGCGGCGAAGCCGCTTTTCGCGGACATCCGGAAGCTGTGGATCGTGGGGGCGAAGACGGACAAGCAGACGAAGGAAAAAACCTATCCGGATGTGAAGGAGCTGGCCGCGCAGGCGAAGGCCGCGGGCATGGATGGCCTGGATCTGAACCACGGCTTCCCGATGGATGCAGAGGACACCGCGGCGATCAAAAAGAACGGTCTGCTGCTCGCCGTATGGACGGTGAATGACGCCGACGTTGCCGAAAGATGGGTCAAGGCGGGGGTCGACGCCATCACTACCGACAAGCCGGAGTTCATCCGGAAGTCGCTGGGCAGGTGA
- a CDS encoding PH domain-containing protein produces the protein MKDALRGQDVPVSEESSLWKGSPSQWLNLWNFTGAIVLAAGIIAGGIFMPLVFAALLIPLAWIIWKYLTVRCQGFELTTERLKITQGVINQKLDEVELYRVKDMLMVRPWWMRLTGLASVILETSDRSQPTLEIPAVRGGMELREQLRKQVELQRDRKRVREMDFQDSGLEGPVDAV, from the coding sequence ATGAAAGATGCGCTGCGGGGGCAGGATGTCCCCGTGAGCGAAGAATCCTCTCTCTGGAAAGGCAGTCCGTCCCAGTGGCTCAATCTCTGGAACTTCACCGGGGCCATTGTGCTGGCGGCGGGTATCATCGCGGGCGGTATCTTCATGCCGCTGGTGTTCGCCGCCCTCCTCATCCCCCTGGCATGGATCATCTGGAAATACCTCACCGTGCGTTGCCAGGGGTTCGAGCTGACCACGGAGCGGCTCAAGATCACCCAGGGGGTGATCAACCAGAAGCTGGACGAGGTGGAGCTCTACCGGGTGAAGGACATGCTGATGGTGCGTCCGTGGTGGATGCGTCTGACGGGACTGGCTTCCGTCATCCTCGAAACCTCCGACCGCTCCCAGCCAACCTTGGAGATCCCCGCCGTCCGTGGCGGGATGGAGCTGCGCGAACAACTCCGCAAACAGGTTGAGCTGCAGCGGGACCGGAAGCGTGTGCGGGAAATGGATTTCCAGGATTCCGGGCTGGAGGGGCCGGTGGATGCGGTTTGA
- a CDS encoding LptF/LptG family permease has protein sequence MRISDRYLGKQVLFGTIYAVLVLSVVLVLGSLFKEIRSLLVEQKAPPMLLVRFVISVLPFSLMFTIPWGFLTAVLLVFGRLSTDHEVTAFRVAGMSLPRLALPVFIIGAALSGVCLYLNVNVVPLAKASVQDLAMDEVKKDPRALLDPGKVQAFLKESKSGSNLLFVEGKKGDDLAGFHLYWNRKLEDGEDGEEARSERTYVHAEGASIKVDNEKRQFSLRLLNAFFEAKQANGPPNIGLSGAAEPLVLPYDWKAPRKKANSMTNAEIRQYLRAKPDLELRKQVDFRSEITKRFSFSMACFAFAFVAVPLGLKSRRKDTSTGLVLSLLLGAGYFLFSVFSAEFETDLGATVTLWLPNVLCVLVGLFLFRRAKFK, from the coding sequence ATGCGGATTTCTGACCGATATCTCGGAAAACAAGTGCTGTTTGGCACGATCTACGCCGTGCTCGTGCTGAGCGTGGTTCTGGTTCTGGGCAGTCTTTTCAAGGAGATCCGCAGCCTGTTGGTCGAGCAAAAGGCTCCACCGATGCTGCTGGTGCGTTTCGTCATCAGCGTCCTGCCGTTTTCGCTGATGTTCACCATTCCCTGGGGATTCCTCACGGCGGTGCTGCTGGTTTTTGGCAGGCTTTCCACGGACCATGAAGTTACCGCTTTCCGGGTCGCGGGGATGAGCTTGCCCCGGCTGGCGCTGCCGGTGTTCATCATTGGCGCCGCGCTATCCGGTGTCTGCCTGTATCTGAACGTGAATGTGGTGCCGCTGGCAAAGGCATCCGTTCAGGATCTGGCGATGGATGAGGTGAAGAAGGATCCCCGGGCATTGCTGGACCCCGGCAAGGTGCAGGCATTCCTGAAGGAGTCGAAGAGCGGTTCGAACCTGTTGTTCGTAGAGGGGAAGAAGGGCGATGATCTGGCCGGCTTCCACTTGTACTGGAACAGGAAACTGGAGGACGGGGAGGATGGGGAAGAAGCGAGATCGGAAAGGACCTACGTCCACGCGGAAGGTGCCTCCATCAAGGTGGACAACGAGAAACGCCAGTTCAGCCTCCGGTTGCTCAACGCCTTTTTCGAAGCGAAGCAGGCGAACGGTCCGCCGAACATCGGTCTGAGTGGTGCGGCGGAGCCGCTGGTGCTTCCCTATGACTGGAAGGCACCACGGAAGAAGGCGAACTCCATGACCAACGCGGAGATCCGCCAGTACCTGCGGGCGAAGCCTGACCTGGAGTTGCGGAAGCAGGTGGATTTCCGCTCTGAGATCACCAAGCGGTTCTCCTTCTCGATGGCGTGCTTCGCCTTCGCGTTCGTGGCGGTGCCGCTGGGGCTGAAGAGCCGCCGGAAGGACACCTCCACCGGGCTCGTGCTCAGTCTGCTGCTGGGCGCGGGATACTTCCTCTTTTCCGTTTTTTCCGCTGAGTTCGAAACGGACCTCGGTGCGACGGTCACGCTTTGGTTGCCGAACGTTCTTTGTGTCTTGGTCGGGTTATTCCTGTTCCGGAGAGCGAAGTTCAAGTAA
- a CDS encoding SulP family inorganic anion transporter, giving the protein MNTRKLVKKLSGNIRAFLDSDHISLTPFLTAAKTYDLEKAKWDARAALSVTMLSVAQAIAFAAIAGLPVVYGIVCAAVAAIIAPLFAGSRHTMLGPTNATAFMLFSFFSVNPELAWRWHELMPLLVCMVGVFAVLGATFRVADLLQYISRSVLVGYMTGAATLIMANQMVTLLGVSGEMGSQSSATFAGMLYGLVRALPHTDWMSLLIGLSTVVIYLAIRKWFPRFPAFAIALALASAIFGVLIHFSVGPFGGAAVFETFTFSELIPKLPDFGREGFFRDVSSLLGVALAISFLASLENTLMAKTLASSTGDRADVNQDMLSVGMANLASAVAGGMPASGSLTRSTLNLEAGARTRFASLFTGIYTLGAALLIAASVGWGAPLINFVPKAALAGLVIALSIGLYNRKNIRICLRSTPDDALVLVVTFLATLLAPLHVAIFIGVAISIMLFLRKASRPFLIEYEFNDEGELRAIAEKKGRPIPAISIVHVEGDLFFGAADLFRTQIQRIVSDPAIQVIILRLRNARHLDATSVMALEDLIRFMRARGLHLLISGASREVYLLLKNSGVLAALQEGCKREEGETNLFLNSPSNPNLSTRDALKRAQELLGTEKADIRIFYDPSKKK; this is encoded by the coding sequence ATGAACACGCGGAAACTGGTCAAGAAGCTCAGCGGAAACATCCGCGCTTTCCTCGATTCCGACCACATCAGCCTCACGCCCTTCCTCACGGCGGCGAAGACCTACGACCTTGAGAAGGCGAAGTGGGATGCACGGGCCGCACTGAGCGTGACGATGCTGTCCGTGGCACAGGCCATCGCCTTCGCGGCCATCGCCGGGCTGCCGGTGGTCTATGGCATCGTCTGCGCGGCGGTGGCCGCCATCATCGCGCCGCTTTTCGCCGGGTCACGGCATACCATGCTGGGGCCGACGAACGCGACGGCGTTCATGTTGTTCAGCTTCTTTTCGGTGAATCCGGAGCTGGCTTGGCGCTGGCATGAACTGATGCCGCTGTTGGTGTGCATGGTGGGGGTGTTCGCCGTGCTGGGCGCCACTTTCCGCGTCGCGGACCTGCTGCAGTACATCTCCCGCAGCGTGCTGGTGGGCTACATGACCGGGGCCGCCACCCTCATCATGGCGAACCAGATGGTCACGCTGCTGGGTGTGTCCGGGGAGATGGGGTCGCAGTCGTCAGCGACCTTCGCGGGCATGCTCTACGGACTGGTGCGGGCGCTGCCGCACACGGACTGGATGTCGCTGCTCATCGGCCTGTCCACGGTGGTCATCTATCTGGCGATCCGGAAATGGTTCCCACGGTTCCCGGCCTTCGCCATCGCGCTGGCACTGGCGTCAGCCATCTTCGGGGTGCTGATCCATTTTTCCGTCGGTCCGTTCGGTGGCGCGGCGGTGTTCGAAACGTTCACCTTTTCCGAATTGATCCCGAAGTTGCCGGATTTCGGGCGGGAGGGGTTCTTCCGGGACGTTTCCTCCCTGCTCGGTGTGGCGCTCGCCATTTCCTTTCTCGCGTCACTCGAAAACACGCTGATGGCAAAGACGCTGGCCTCCAGCACGGGGGATCGTGCGGATGTGAACCAGGACATGCTCTCCGTAGGAATGGCGAACCTGGCCAGCGCCGTCGCCGGCGGCATGCCCGCGTCCGGCTCACTCACCCGCTCCACGCTGAACCTGGAGGCCGGGGCGCGCACGCGCTTCGCCTCGCTGTTCACGGGCATCTACACGCTGGGCGCCGCGTTGCTCATCGCCGCATCCGTGGGGTGGGGCGCCCCGCTCATCAACTTCGTGCCGAAGGCGGCCCTGGCCGGGCTGGTCATCGCCCTGTCCATCGGACTCTATAACCGGAAGAACATCCGCATCTGCCTGCGCTCCACCCCGGACGATGCGCTGGTGTTGGTGGTCACCTTCCTCGCCACCCTGCTGGCCCCGCTGCACGTCGCCATCTTCATCGGCGTCGCGATCTCGATCATGCTGTTCCTGCGGAAGGCGAGCCGGCCTTTCCTCATCGAGTATGAATTCAACGACGAGGGCGAACTGAGGGCCATCGCGGAAAAGAAAGGCCGGCCCATCCCGGCGATCTCCATCGTCCATGTGGAGGGTGACCTGTTCTTCGGCGCGGCGGACCTCTTCCGCACGCAGATCCAGCGGATCGTCTCGGACCCGGCGATCCAGGTCATCATCCTGCGGCTGCGGAACGCCCGTCATCTGGATGCGACCAGCGTGATGGCGCTGGAGGATCTCATCCGCTTCATGCGGGCGCGGGGCCTGCATCTTCTCATTTCCGGAGCGTCGCGGGAGGTGTATCTTCTGCTCAAGAACTCCGGCGTCCTCGCCGCGCTGCAGGAAGGATGCAAGCGGGAGGAAGGGGAGACCAACCTTTTCCTGAACTCACCCAGCAACCCGAACCTCTCCACCCGCGACGCGCTCAAGCGGGCGCAGGAACTCCTCGGAACGGAAAAGGCGGACATCCGGATCTTCTACGACCCCAGCAAGAAGAAGTAA